One segment of Saprospiraceae bacterium DNA contains the following:
- a CDS encoding phage tail protein — protein MNNFVLDHHFKVEWGGSREDFTEVHGLTFQREVVLFRDGAQLDANARKLPGAEEVRNVVLRRYLKKGDLEMYQWWKEQAAQESQRDVVVSLLNKHHEPVFVWKLRNAFPARVSYSPLTASKAQPVVEEVELAFDSMAMEAR, from the coding sequence TTTTGTGCTCGACCATCATTTTAAAGTGGAGTGGGGCGGCAGTCGAGAAGATTTCACGGAAGTGCACGGCTTGACTTTCCAGCGCGAGGTGGTGCTTTTCCGCGATGGCGCTCAACTCGATGCAAATGCGCGCAAATTGCCGGGGGCGGAAGAGGTGCGCAACGTGGTGCTGCGCCGATATTTGAAAAAAGGCGACTTGGAAATGTACCAATGGTGGAAGGAGCAGGCTGCTCAGGAAAGTCAGCGGGATGTCGTCGTCAGTCTGCTCAACAAGCATCACGAGCCTGTTTTTGTCTGGAAATTGCGCAACGCCTTTCCTGCGAGAGTTTCCTATTCGCCGCTCACGGCGTCGAAGGCGCAGCCCGTCGTGGAGGAGGTAGAGTTGGCGTTCGACTCGATGGCGATGGAAGCAAGATGA
- a CDS encoding TlpA family protein disulfide reductase, producing MKKTLLVLAACFAVVAAFAQNKTLPSANVKTLAGQSMNVQELGKTGKITVISFWATWCSPCKKELDAIKDYYPDWQKDYDMELVAVSVDDTRTAAKIPAMVKEKGWEYRILHDNNKEFQQTANVASVPHTLLLDASGNIVYEHVGYTPGDELELEEKIKALRK from the coding sequence ATGAAAAAAACACTCCTTGTGCTGGCCGCTTGCTTTGCTGTGGTCGCGGCTTTCGCCCAAAACAAAACCCTTCCCTCTGCCAACGTGAAAACCCTTGCAGGTCAATCCATGAACGTGCAAGAACTCGGCAAAACCGGCAAAATCACGGTGATTAGTTTCTGGGCCACTTGGTGCTCGCCTTGCAAAAAAGAACTCGATGCCATCAAGGATTACTACCCCGACTGGCAAAAGGACTATGACATGGAGCTCGTGGCTGTGAGCGTGGACGACACCCGCACCGCAGCCAAGATACCTGCCATGGTGAAGGAAAAGGGATGGGAGTACCGTATCCTGCACGACAACAACAAGGAGTTTCAGCAGACGGCCAATGTTGCTTCCGTGCCGCACACGCTTCTGCTCGATGCTTCTGGCAACATTGTCTATGAGCATGTCGGCTACACGCCGGGCGACGAGTTGGAACTGGAGGAAAAAATCAAGGCGCTGAGGAAGTAA